A single window of Nicotiana sylvestris chromosome 3, ASM39365v2, whole genome shotgun sequence DNA harbors:
- the LOC104247022 gene encoding uncharacterized protein: protein MLKAEGFFRNTSDDDLTQHLRNFLGVCVMHKKNNVTADALRLRCFKYLIVGDTRKWLQNLPQNSIHSWAELVQAFLAKWFPQSKKSELRDKIFFFKQVPGEHLHEAWGLFKLYLVRSPTHGFQDSILLEKFYMGQDPMNQSIAKNAADRSFMDKAFTRVTQNLDKMAQHNQAWHSEDTTGGIAYGSPSLSNLIKENQERDQVIAGLATNVNVLTKMFTESQTKKVNVVEDVQPISNDDFEEANYIKNPQGGCQKQQYQGQGQQNQWRPNLQGQGNQQWQKDQGGSNQGYWNNNNNFTNRSSNPYVPPKGQYSNQGSSSESKFEGMLEQVLQNQEKSDTSMRNMTELVGSHAISIQKLEMQMRDLSREQNPKQKGTLPSDTVANQRCSGSGPTSHVMAITSRSGKVLQGEGEQVAEVEVSKQRVAVEEPNVVEVEKIPEDLQVQKENQEEVKKRVKETQKTLPPIPRPTPPFPQRLARTVDDSILEKFHDIIKQLSVNIPFVEVFQEMLSFAKDLKDFINKKRTTKNKVVNLTYRVSSIIATSTVQKKEDPGAFTIPCTIGTHDFARALCDNGAIINLMPLSIYKKAGLSISRTTSMRLQMADGSIKRPVGIVDDELVKVGKFHSPADFVILDCAVDKEIPIILGRPFQAT, encoded by the coding sequence ATGCTCAAAGCGGAGGGGTTTTTCAGGAATACCAGTGATGATGATCTGACACAACATCTTAGAAACTTCTTGGGTGTGTGTGTGATGCACAAGAAAAACAATGTCACAGCTGATGCCTTAAGGTTGAGGTGCTTCAAGTACTTAATAGTTGGGGACACAAGGAAATGGCTTCAAAATCTGCCACAAAACTCCATTCATTCTTGGGCCGAACTTGTCCAAGCATTCTTAGCTAAATGGTTCCCTCAAAGTAAGAAATCTGAGCTCCGGGATAAAAtcttctttttcaagcaagtaccCGGAGAACATCTACATGAGGCATGGGGTCTGTTCAAATTATATTTGGTGAGGTCTCCCACTCATGGTTTTCAGGATTCCATCTTGTTGGAAAAATTCTACATGGGCCAAGATCCGATGAACCAATCTATAGCCAAGAATGCAGCTGACAGATCTTTTATGGACAAGGCATTCACAAGGGTTACACAGAACCTTGACAAAATGGCACAACATAATCAAGCTTGGCACTCCGAGGACACCACAGGTGGAATTGCATATGGTTCTCCCTCCTTGTCCAACCTAATTAAAGAGAATCAAGAGAGAGATCAAGTAATTGCAGGGCTTGCCACAAATGTCAACGTGTTGACAAAAATGTTCACGGAAAGTCAAACAAAAAAGGTGAATGTGGTGGAGGATGTGCAACCTATATCAAATGATGATTTTGAGGAAGCAAACTACATCAAAAACCCTCAAGGAGGGTGTCAAAAACAACAATACCAAGGtcaaggacaacaaaatcaatggaggccAAACCTGCAAGGGCAAGGCAACCAACAATGGCAAAAGGACCAAGGTGGCTCAAATCAAGGatattggaacaacaacaacaacttcacAAACCGgagttcaaacccttatgttcctccaaagggtcaatattcaaatcaaggttcctcGAGTGAATCTAAGTTTGAAGGCATGCTTGAACAggtattgcaaaatcaagagaAATCTGACACTTCTATGAGGAACATGACCGAGCTTGTTGGCTCTCATGCCATAtccattcaaaaattggagatgcaaatgagagaccTCTCTAGGGAACAAAATCCAAAGCAAAAGGGAACACTCCCTAGTGACACAGTTGCAAACCAAAGGTGTAGTGGGAGTGGCCCAACTTCTCATGTCATGGCAATTACTTCTCGGAGTGGGAAGGTACTACAAGGAGAGGGTGAACAAGTGGCTGAGGTAGAAGTGTCCAAACAACGGGTTGCGGTTGAAGAGCCAAATGTGGTCGAAGTTGAGAAGATTCCGGAAGATTTGCAAGTGCAAAAAGAGAACCAGGAAGAGGTAAAGAAAAGGGTAAAAGAGACACAAAAAACTCTTCCACCTATTCCTAGACCTACTCCTCCATTCCCTCAAAGACTCGCTAGGACGGTTGATGATAGCATACTCGAAAAGTTCCACGACATTATCAAGCAATTATCGGTGAATATTCCATTTGTGGAAGTATTTCAAGAGATGCTAAGTTTTGCTAAAGATTTGAAAGACTTTATTAACAAGAAGAGAACCACCAAAAATAAAGTGGTGAATCTGACTTACcgggttagttccatcattgcaacatccaccgttcaaaagaaagaagacccgggagctttcaccattccttgtacCATTGGGACACATGATTTTGCAAGAGCCCTTTGTGATAATGGGGCTATTATAAACTTGATGCCTCTTTCCATTTACAAGAAAGCAGGGTTAAGTATATCAAGGACCACaagtatgagattgcaaatggctgaTGGTTCCATAAAAAGACCGGTGGGAATTGTTGATGATGAACTTGTTAAAGTGGGAAAGTTTCATTCACCCGCTGATTTCGTAATCCTTGATTGTGCGgttgacaaagagatccctatAATTTTGGGGAGACCATTCCAAGCCACATGA